One Amaranthus tricolor cultivar Red isolate AtriRed21 chromosome 10, ASM2621246v1, whole genome shotgun sequence genomic window carries:
- the LOC130825867 gene encoding uncharacterized protein LOC130825867 has product MDDLNMPFMCNSSLNALKDSSKIDARSSRFANTDLCLNSQSVGKRKRDVVDELSGVNPDISLSLELGSRGSSLRKKVEYAAVDIALSSHVDAEKPSLFDICLDLSIDLGSKKACKDIKNPSACRGVVHKEKRMVDLELSLSTGATDSDLTSVTLNSSPNTNLTSEIEQLVDEGSTSSKWKRGPIIPLIDMLSASQISIVPNDPAVFVSLSMPKTDEEANRKQQRKTAVKTCQFPGCEKGARGASGRCISHGGGRRCQRFGCPKGAEGRTAFCKAHGGGRRCEHLGCTKSAEGRTSLCIAHGGGKRCGFHEGCNRAARGKSGLCIRHGGGKRCNIENCTKSAEGIAGLCIAHGGGRRCQYPECTKGAQGSTKFCKAHGGGKRCNFLGCTKGAEGSTDFCKGHGGGKRCCFEGGGVCTKRVLGGTLYCVSHGGGKRCAIPECTKSARGRANFCVRHGGGKRCKAEGCVKSAQGSTDYCKAHGGGKRCLWGQPGSGFGGDCDIPCDKFSRGKIGLCAAHGAQVQDKRVHDDGSVGLKMKGIATDKITNCTDNVGTSSAIWDGFNLRMALADDKPLYDQSAQPSKSVSLEGRVHGAGLMMAMLRHI; this is encoded by the coding sequence aTGGACGACCTTAACATGCCTTTTATGTGTAACTCTTCTCTGAATGCACTCAAGGATTCGAGTAAAATTGATGCTCGCTCGAGCCGATTTGCAAATACTGACTTGTGCCTGAATTCCCAAAGCGTTGGCAAACGAAAACGGGATGTTGTTGATGAATTGTCGGGTGTAAACCCTGATATTTCTCTGTCGCTAGAATTAGGTAGCCGGGGTAGTTCGTTACGTAAGAAGGTTGAGTATGCGGCTGTTGATATTGCGTTAAGTTCTCATGTAGACGCTGAAAAGCCGTCTCTATTTGATATCTGCTTAGACCTTAGTATTGATCTTGGAAGCAAGAAAGCATGCAAGGATATAAAAAACCCAAGTGCTTGCCGTGGAGTGGTGCACAAAGAGAAACGTATGGTCGATCTTGAGTTAAGCTTGTCTACTGGAGCTACGGATTCTGATCTCACAAGTGTGACTCTGAATTCTTCACCAAATACGAATTTGACGTCTGAAATTGAGCAGCTTGTGGATGAAGGGTCAACATCGTCTAAATGGAAACGAGGACCTATCATACCTCTAATAGATATGTTAAGTGCAAGCCAGATTTCAATCGTGCCTAATGACCCGGCTGTTTTTGTTTCCTTATCAATGCCTAAAACAGATGAAGAAGCTAATCGTAAACAACAGCGCAAAACTGCAGTGAAGACTTGTCAATTTCCTGGATGTGAAAAAGGGGCTAGAGGTGCTTCAGGTCGTTGTATATCGCATGGGGGTGGACGAAGGTGTCAGAGATTTGGTTGCCCGAAAGGAGCAGAAGGCAGGACAGCGTTTTGTAAAGCTCATGGTGGTGGTAGAAGGTGTGAACACTTAGGGTGCACAAAAAGCGCTGAAGGGCGTACTAGTCTTTGTATTGCTCATGGAGGTGGAAAACGATGTGGGTTTCATGAAGGTTGCAATCGTGCTGCACGAGGGAAATCTGGTCTCTGCATTCGTCATGGTGGAGGTAAGAGGTGTAACATCGAAAATTGCACCAAGAGCGCTGAAGGGATTGCGGGTCTGTGTATTGCTCATGGAGGTGGTCGCCGCTGTCAATATCCTGAATGTACTAAAGGTGCACAAGGGAGCACAAAATTCTGTAAGGCTCATGGTGGAGGAAAAAGGTGCAACTTTTTAGGATGTACTAAAGGCGCCGAGGGAAGCACGGATTTTTGTAAAGGTCATGGCGGAGGAAAACGATGCTGTTTTGAGGGTGGCGGTGTATGCACCAAGCGTGTCCTTGGAGGCACGTTGTATTGTGTTTCCCACGGTGGTGGCAAGAGATGTGCTATCCCGGAATGCACTAAGAGTGCTAGAGGAAGAGCAAACTTCTGTGTTCGTCATGGAGGGGGAAAAAGGTGCAAAGCCGAAGGATGTGTAAAAAGCGCGCAGGGAAGCACCGATTACTGCAAGGCTCATGGAGGAGGAAAACGCTGCTTGTGGGGACAACCTGGATCGGGTTTTGGTGGAGACTGTGATATTCCTTGTGATAAGTTCTCTAGGGGTAAAATCGGTCTCTGTGCGGCTCATGGTGCTCAGGTTCAAGACAAGCGAGTCCATGATGATGGTAGTGTGGGCTTGAAGATGAAAGGGATTGCGACCGATAAAATTACAAACTGCACAGACAACGTTGGCACAAGCTCAGCAATTTGGGATGGCTTCAACTTGCGTATGGCTCTGGCCGATGACAAGCCCTTGTATGATCAGTCTGCTCAACCGTCAAAATCTGTGTCTCTCGAAGGAAGGGTGCATGGTGCTGGTCTTATGATGGCTATGCTGCGACACATCTGA